The following coding sequences lie in one Musa acuminata AAA Group cultivar baxijiao chromosome BXJ1-8, Cavendish_Baxijiao_AAA, whole genome shotgun sequence genomic window:
- the LOC103996232 gene encoding uncharacterized protein LOC103996232 has translation MSMSFPRFSFWIWGKKNHESSNSSLSSSPESPSEFKETDYLKFPPVNEPRTRTNSRKNKKKWQSRQERRFDKEYDIEVVPSDGGCMSGSESDDSDWSIGWLEHLSPDFRSNNESEDSFAVLVPCYARGRSEHVESSKSHALGAVDRTGDDLSDGKKHIEEWLSSLQDN, from the coding sequence ATGTCTATGTCTTTTCCGCGTTTCTCTTTCTGGATTTGGGGTAAGAAGAATCACGAATCCTCCAATTCATCCCTGAGTTCCTCGCCCGAATCGCCTTCGGAATTTAAGGAGACGGATTACTTGAAATTTCCGCCCGTAAATGAGCCGAGGACAAGGACAAATTcgagaaaaaataagaagaagtggCAGAGCCGGCAAGAGCGGCGTTTCGATAAGGAGTATGATATCGAAGTTGTGCCCTCGGACGGTGGATGCATGTCGGGGTCGGAGTCTGACGATTCCGATTGGTCCATCGGATGGCTGGAACATCTTTCCCCCGACTTTCGGAGTAATAATGAGTCGGAGGACAGCTTCGCCGTCTTGGTCCCGTGTTATGCGCGTGGTCGTAGTGAACATGTGGAGAGCTCCAAATCTCATGCCTTGGGAGCGGTTGATCGCACGGGTGATGATCTTTCTG